One part of the Marinobacter sp. M3C genome encodes these proteins:
- the rpsG gene encoding 30S ribosomal protein S7: MPRRRIAAKREIIPDPKFGSARLAKFINHVMESGKKGVAERIVYGALTIVAEKSKEEPIDMFEKALENIQPMVEVKSRRVGGATYQVPVEVRPSRQHALAMRWLVDFSRKRGEKSMAQRLAGEILDAVESKGAAVKKREDVHRMAEANKAFSHFRF, from the coding sequence ATGCCTAGAAGAAGAATTGCAGCAAAGCGGGAAATCATCCCAGATCCTAAGTTCGGCAGTGCACGTCTTGCCAAATTCATCAACCACGTGATGGAAAGCGGTAAAAAAGGCGTAGCAGAGCGCATTGTTTATGGCGCGCTCACTATTGTTGCCGAAAAATCCAAAGAAGAGCCGATCGACATGTTCGAAAAGGCACTGGAGAACATTCAGCCGATGGTAGAGGTTAAGTCCCGTCGTGTGGGTGGTGCTACCTACCAGGTGCCGGTCGAAGTACGGCCTTCCCGTCAGCACGCGCTGGCTATGCGTTGGCTCGTTGACTTTTCACGAAAGCGCGGTGAGAAATCCATGGCGCAGCGCCTGGCCGGGGAAATCCTCGATGCTGTAGAGAGTAAGGGTGCCGCCGTCAAGAAGCGGGAAGATGTTCACCGCATGGCAGAAGCCAACAAGGCGTTCTCTCACTTCCGTTTCTAA
- the rpsL gene encoding 30S ribosomal protein S12 gives MATINQLVRKPRKRKVAKSDVPALQACPQRRGVCTRVYTTTPKKPNSALRKVCRVRLTNGFEVSSYIGGEGHNLQEHSVVLIRGGRVKDLPGVRYHTVRGTLDTQGVQNRKQGRSKYGTKRPKS, from the coding sequence ATGGCAACGATTAATCAGTTGGTGCGTAAGCCTCGTAAGCGCAAGGTAGCCAAGAGCGATGTTCCTGCTCTTCAGGCATGTCCTCAGCGCCGTGGTGTGTGCACTCGTGTGTATACCACAACGCCAAAGAAGCCGAACTCAGCACTACGTAAAGTGTGTCGTGTTCGTCTTACTAACGGCTTCGAGGTTTCCTCTTACATTGGTGGTGAAGGTCACAACCTTCAGGAGCACAGTGTTGTGCTAATCCGGGGTGGTCGAGTAAAAGACCTTCCGGGTGTGCGCTATCACACTGTTCGCGGAACACTGGACACCCAAGGTGTACAGAACCGTAAGCAGGGCCGCTCCAAGTACGGTACAAAACGACCCAAATCCTGA
- the rplL gene encoding 50S ribosomal protein L7/L12, whose protein sequence is MALSHEEILNAIAEMSVMDVVALVEAMEEKFGVSAAAAVAAAPAAAAAEVVEEQTEFDVVLTGIGEKKVNVIKAVRELTGLGLKEAKEMVDGAPSTIKEGASKAEAEEAKKKLEEAGASVELK, encoded by the coding sequence ATGGCTCTGTCCCACGAAGAGATTTTGAACGCAATTGCTGAAATGAGCGTAATGGATGTTGTTGCTCTGGTTGAAGCAATGGAAGAAAAGTTCGGCGTTTCTGCTGCCGCTGCTGTTGCCGCTGCACCTGCTGCCGCTGCCGCTGAAGTTGTTGAAGAGCAGACCGAGTTTGACGTAGTATTGACCGGAATCGGCGAAAAGAAAGTTAACGTCATCAAAGCCGTTCGCGAACTGACAGGCTTGGGCCTGAAAGAAGCGAAGGAAATGGTTGACGGCGCTCCTTCTACTATTAAGGAAGGCGCTAGTAAAGCCGAAGCTGAAGAAGCCAAGAAGAAGCTTGAGGAAGCAGGCGCTTCTGTTGAGCTTAAGTAA
- the rpoC gene encoding DNA-directed RNA polymerase subunit beta', giving the protein MKDLLNLLKSQNQSKEFDAIRIGLASPDMIRSWSFGEVKKPETINYRTFKPERDGLFCAKIFGPIKDYECLCGKYKRLKHRGVICEKCGVEVALASVRRDRMGHIELASPVAHIWFLKSLPSRIGLMLDMTLRDIERVLYFESFIVIEPGMTTLERGQLLNDEQYFEALEEFGDEFDARMGAEAIKELLQAIDLQEEVDRLREEIPQTNSETKIKKFSKRLKILEAFLYSGNKPGDMVMTVLPVLPPDLRPLVPLDGGRFATSDLNDLYRRVINRNNRLKRLLELNAPDIIVRNEKRMLQEAVDALLDNGRRGRAITGTNKRPLKSLADMIKGKQGRFRQNLLGKRVDYSGRSVIVVGPYLRLHQCGLPKKMALELFKPFIFSKLEHRGLATTIKAAKKMVEREEGVVWDILDEVIREHPIMLNRAPTLHRLGIQAFEPVLIEGKAIQLHPLVCAAYNADFDGDQMAVHVPLTIEAQLEARALMMSTNNVLSPANGEPIIVPSQDVVLGLYYMTRERKNALGQGMVFADVKEVHRAYGAGKVHLQATVKVRVREVAIAEDGSRSESYNIVETTVGRALLFDIVPDGLSYSLINKPMVKKAISNLINICYRDAGLKETVIFADQLMYTGYQYATVSGISIGFNDFEIPPEKYQLVDAATQEVKDIENQYASGLLTQGEKYNKVIDIWSRANDKVSKAMMERLSKEAVMGPDGKPLMDENGEPVMQESFNSVYMMADSGARGSAAQIRQLAGMRGLMAKPDGSIIETPITANFREGLNVLQYFISTHGARKGLADTALKTANSGYLTRRLVDVSQDLVVTEVDCGTTEGLLMIPHIEGGDVVVPLGARVLGRVTARDAFTPTDKDNAIIMAGTLLDEKAIEAIEGAGVDEVWVRSAITCNTRHGICSKCYGRDLARGHQVNVGEAVGVIAAQSIGEPGTQLTMRTFHIGGAASRASAVDNIQVKHGGIVRLHNLKSLEKSNGSLVVISRSSALAIADEQGREREWYKLPYGAVLSVKTGDVIEAGVVVAKWDPHTHPIIAEAEGTAKFVNMDQGITVRTQTDDLTGLSTMEVIDPKERPAAGKDIRPAIQMLDEAGNDVDLPTGGAAIFFLPANALVTMANSARIELGDVVARIPQESSKTRDITGGLPRVADLFEARRPKESSILAEVSGTVSFGKETKGKKRLVITPRDADVYEVLIPKHRQMNVFEGETVEKGEVISDGPSNPHDILRLLGVVELARYITNEIQDVYRLQGVVINDKHIEVIVRQMLRKVEITDPGDTQMISGDSVEINRVLEANEAANVADKEPARFERLLLGITKASLATESFISAASFQETTRVLTEGAVTGKRDYLRGLKENVVVGRLIPAGTGLAYHAARRRKRELEQQGVTAADVEEALSAELNREG; this is encoded by the coding sequence ATGAAAGATTTATTGAATCTTCTCAAGAGCCAGAATCAGAGCAAAGAATTTGACGCCATCCGTATTGGTTTGGCATCACCTGACATGATCCGTTCCTGGTCCTTCGGTGAAGTGAAAAAGCCTGAAACGATCAACTACCGCACGTTCAAACCAGAGCGTGACGGTTTGTTCTGCGCCAAAATTTTTGGTCCAATCAAAGACTATGAGTGCCTGTGCGGAAAGTACAAGCGCTTGAAGCACCGCGGTGTCATTTGCGAAAAGTGCGGCGTGGAAGTGGCTTTGGCCAGCGTCCGCCGTGATCGCATGGGTCACATCGAGCTGGCCAGCCCGGTAGCTCACATCTGGTTTCTTAAGTCGCTGCCGTCACGCATTGGTCTGATGCTGGACATGACTCTGCGCGACATAGAGCGGGTGTTGTATTTCGAATCCTTCATCGTGATCGAACCAGGGATGACCACGCTGGAGCGCGGTCAGCTGTTGAACGACGAGCAGTATTTCGAAGCTCTGGAAGAATTCGGTGATGAGTTCGACGCTCGCATGGGCGCCGAGGCCATCAAAGAACTTCTGCAAGCTATCGACCTGCAGGAAGAAGTTGATCGTTTGCGTGAAGAAATTCCGCAGACCAACTCGGAAACCAAGATCAAGAAATTCAGCAAGCGTCTGAAAATTCTTGAGGCGTTCCTGTATTCCGGTAACAAGCCGGGCGACATGGTGATGACTGTTCTGCCGGTTCTGCCGCCAGACCTGCGCCCCTTGGTACCGTTGGACGGTGGTCGCTTTGCGACCTCTGACCTGAACGATCTGTACCGTCGGGTGATCAACCGTAACAACCGCCTGAAGCGCCTGTTGGAGCTGAACGCTCCCGACATTATCGTGCGTAACGAAAAGCGCATGTTGCAGGAAGCAGTTGACGCGTTGCTGGATAACGGACGCCGTGGGCGTGCCATTACTGGCACTAACAAGCGTCCGCTGAAATCTCTTGCCGATATGATTAAAGGCAAGCAAGGTCGTTTCCGTCAGAACTTGCTGGGTAAGCGAGTCGACTACTCGGGCCGTTCGGTCATCGTAGTAGGCCCGTACTTGCGCCTGCACCAGTGTGGTCTACCCAAGAAGATGGCGCTGGAATTGTTCAAGCCGTTTATTTTTTCCAAACTTGAGCATCGCGGCCTGGCCACCACCATCAAAGCGGCCAAGAAAATGGTCGAGCGCGAAGAGGGTGTGGTCTGGGACATTCTGGACGAAGTCATCCGTGAACACCCGATCATGCTGAACCGTGCGCCTACGCTGCACCGTTTGGGCATACAGGCGTTCGAGCCGGTACTGATTGAAGGCAAGGCTATCCAGCTGCACCCGCTGGTGTGTGCTGCTTACAACGCCGACTTCGACGGGGACCAGATGGCGGTACACGTACCGTTGACTATCGAAGCCCAGCTGGAAGCGCGGGCGTTGATGATGTCCACCAACAACGTGCTGTCACCGGCAAACGGCGAACCTATCATTGTGCCGTCGCAAGACGTAGTGCTGGGTTTGTATTACATGACCCGCGAGCGTAAAAACGCGCTGGGCCAAGGCATGGTGTTTGCCGATGTTAAAGAAGTACATCGCGCTTACGGCGCGGGCAAAGTACACCTGCAAGCCACCGTTAAAGTCCGGGTAAGGGAAGTGGCGATCGCCGAAGACGGCAGCCGCAGCGAGAGTTATAACATCGTGGAAACCACGGTGGGTCGTGCGCTGTTGTTTGACATTGTGCCCGATGGTCTGTCTTACAGCCTGATCAACAAGCCGATGGTCAAGAAAGCGATCTCTAACCTGATCAACATCTGTTACCGCGATGCGGGTCTGAAAGAAACGGTTATTTTCGCTGACCAGTTGATGTACACCGGTTATCAGTACGCCACCGTATCCGGCATTTCGATTGGCTTTAATGACTTCGAAATCCCGCCAGAGAAGTACCAGTTGGTGGATGCTGCGACACAAGAAGTAAAAGATATTGAGAACCAGTACGCGTCCGGTCTGCTGACTCAGGGCGAAAAGTACAACAAGGTTATCGACATCTGGTCACGCGCCAACGACAAGGTCTCTAAGGCCATGATGGAGCGCCTGTCCAAAGAAGCGGTTATGGGGCCTGATGGCAAGCCGTTGATGGATGAGAACGGTGAGCCGGTCATGCAGGAGTCTTTCAACTCCGTGTACATGATGGCCGATTCCGGCGCCCGGGGTTCCGCGGCGCAGATTCGTCAGCTGGCTGGTATGCGTGGTTTGATGGCCAAGCCAGATGGCTCGATCATCGAAACACCGATTACCGCCAACTTCCGTGAAGGTCTTAACGTACTGCAGTACTTTATTTCCACCCACGGTGCTCGTAAAGGCTTGGCAGACACCGCTCTGAAGACCGCGAACTCCGGTTATCTGACCCGTCGCCTGGTGGATGTGTCTCAAGATTTGGTGGTGACCGAAGTCGATTGCGGAACCACCGAAGGTCTGCTGATGATACCGCACATCGAAGGCGGCGACGTTGTTGTGCCTTTGGGTGCGCGGGTACTGGGCCGGGTAACGGCACGTGATGCGTTTACTCCGACCGACAAAGACAACGCTATTATTATGGCCGGCACTTTGTTGGACGAAAAAGCCATCGAAGCGATTGAAGGCGCTGGTGTCGACGAAGTATGGGTGCGCTCTGCGATTACCTGTAATACCCGACACGGCATCTGCTCCAAGTGCTACGGACGTGATCTGGCGCGTGGTCATCAGGTTAACGTGGGCGAAGCTGTCGGCGTTATTGCAGCCCAGTCTATTGGTGAGCCAGGTACCCAGCTGACCATGCGTACCTTCCACATTGGTGGTGCGGCAAGTCGGGCGTCTGCGGTAGACAATATTCAGGTCAAGCACGGTGGTATTGTTCGCTTGCACAACTTGAAGTCGTTGGAAAAGAGCAACGGTTCGCTAGTTGTTATCTCTCGCTCTTCAGCGTTGGCGATCGCCGATGAACAGGGTCGTGAACGCGAGTGGTACAAGCTGCCTTACGGCGCCGTACTGTCGGTGAAAACCGGCGACGTGATTGAAGCTGGCGTAGTTGTGGCAAAATGGGATCCGCACACTCACCCGATCATTGCCGAAGCCGAAGGTACAGCCAAGTTCGTCAACATGGATCAGGGCATTACCGTGCGCACCCAGACCGACGATCTTACCGGCCTGTCGACGATGGAAGTTATCGATCCGAAAGAGCGCCCGGCCGCTGGTAAGGACATTCGTCCTGCTATCCAGATGTTGGATGAGGCCGGCAACGATGTTGATTTGCCGACGGGAGGCGCGGCGATCTTCTTCCTGCCCGCCAACGCTTTGGTGACTATGGCGAACAGCGCTCGCATCGAGCTGGGTGACGTGGTTGCACGTATTCCCCAGGAAAGTTCGAAGACCCGTGACATCACCGGTGGTCTGCCGCGGGTTGCCGATCTGTTTGAGGCTCGTCGCCCGAAAGAGTCGTCGATTCTTGCGGAAGTCAGCGGTACCGTGTCTTTTGGCAAGGAAACCAAAGGCAAGAAGCGCCTGGTGATCACTCCGCGTGACGCCGATGTTTATGAAGTGCTGATTCCCAAGCACCGTCAGATGAACGTGTTTGAAGGCGAAACGGTTGAAAAGGGTGAGGTAATTTCGGACGGCCCGTCGAACCCGCACGATATTTTGCGTCTGTTGGGTGTTGTTGAGTTGGCAAGGTACATTACCAACGAAATCCAGGACGTCTACCGTCTGCAGGGCGTGGTTATCAACGACAAGCACATCGAAGTTATTGTGCGTCAGATGCTGCGCAAAGTTGAAATCACCGATCCGGGCGATACCCAGATGATTTCCGGCGATTCTGTCGAAATCAACCGGGTACTGGAAGCCAACGAAGCGGCCAATGTCGCCGACAAAGAGCCGGCAAGGTTCGAACGTTTGTTGTTGGGTATTACCAAAGCGTCGCTGGCAACCGAATCGTTTATTTCCGCGGCTTCGTTCCAGGAAACCACGCGGGTACTCACCGAAGGTGCAGTAACCGGCAAACGTGACTACCTGCGCGGCCTGAAAGAAAACGTGGTAGTTGGTCGACTGATACCTGCGGGTACCGGTCTGGCGTATCACGCTGCACGTCGTCGCAAGCGCGAACTGGAACAGCAGGGCGTGACTGCGGCCGATGTTGAAGAAGCACTGAGCGCCGAACTCAACCGCGAAGGCTGA
- the rpoB gene encoding DNA-directed RNA polymerase subunit beta, giving the protein MSYSYTEKKRIRKDFSKLPSVMDVPYLLSIQLDSFRDFLQSESAAEDRRETGLHAAFKSVFPIASYSGNAALEYVSYRIGEPVFDVKECQLRGVTYAAPLRVKVRLIIYDRESSNKAIKDIKEQEVYMGEMPLMTENGTFVINGTERVIVSQLHRSPGVFFDHDKGKTHSSGKLLYSARVIPYRGSWLDFEFDPKDAVFVRIDRRRKLPATILLRSLGYTSEQMLAMFFETSKFHIGAETCKLELVPSRLRGDIATFDIKDNDGNVIAEEGRRITARHIKQLEKANISELVVPTEYLYGRVLAKDMIDTKTGEMLVECNAELTAELITTILDAGVTDIETLYTNDLDCGPFMSDTLRNDPSRTPLEALVEIYRMMRPGEPPTKESAENLFNNLFFSEERYDLSAVGRMKLNRRLRRDESTGESILTHADIIDVLKTLIDIRNGQGQVDDIDNLGNRRVRCVGEMAENQFRVGLVRVERAVRERLSLAESEGLMPQDLINAKPVAAAVKEFFGSSQLSQFMDQNNPLSEVTHKRRISALGPGGLTRERAGFEVRDVHPTHYGRVCPIETPEGPNIGLINSLATFARANSYGFLESPYRKVADGLVTDELVYLSAIEESNYVIAQASAEMDDGNRLVEELVTVRHQNETTVMPPEAVNFMDVSPRQVVSVAASLIPFLEHDDANRALMGANMQRQAVPTLRAQVPLVGTGVERIVAQDSGVCVTARRGGEIESVDAARIVVRVNNEETEAGDAGVDIYNLTKYTRSNQNTCINQRSIVRRGDVIARGDILADGPSVDLGELALGQNMRIAFMPWNGYNFEDSILISEKVVQEDRLTTIHIQELTCVARDTKLGSEEITADIPNVGESALSKLDESGIVYIGAEVSAGDILVGKVTPKGETQLTPEEKLLRAIFGEKASDVKDTSSRVPTGTRGTIIDVQVFTRDGIEKDQRAQVIEKQQLDKYRKDLKDEYRIVEGATYERLLNALEGQEVISSPGLKKGSKLEADYLLNLPRPEWFKLRMKGDDLNELLEKSEQGLEERKKDHEARFDDKKGKLQQGDDLAPGVQKIVKVYLAIKRSIQPGDKMAGRHGNKGVISAVKPIEDMPYDEFGNTVDIVLNPLGVPSRMNVGQVLETHLGAAAKGLGERISRMLDEQRKVAELRKLLDEIYNHSAEVTQVDLDSLNDREILDLCNNLRGGVPMATPVFDGAQEAEVKHMLELAGLSTTGQTQLFDGRTGDAFDRPITVGYMYILKLNHLIDDKMHARSTGSYSLVTQQPLGGKAQFGGQRFGEMEVWALEAYGAAYTLQEMLTVKSDDVNGRTRMYKNIVDGDHRMEPGMPESFNVLVKEIRSLGIDIELESD; this is encoded by the coding sequence ATGAGTTACTCCTACACTGAAAAAAAGCGGATCCGCAAAGATTTTAGTAAATTGCCGTCCGTGATGGATGTCCCCTATTTGCTGTCTATTCAGCTGGACTCGTTCCGGGACTTTCTTCAAAGCGAATCCGCTGCTGAAGATCGCCGGGAAACCGGTCTTCATGCGGCCTTCAAATCCGTATTCCCGATTGCCAGTTACTCTGGTAATGCCGCGCTTGAATACGTGAGTTACCGTATAGGTGAGCCGGTTTTTGACGTCAAAGAATGTCAGCTTCGGGGCGTCACCTATGCCGCGCCTTTGCGCGTAAAAGTTCGCCTGATTATTTATGACCGTGAATCGTCCAACAAGGCGATCAAGGACATTAAAGAACAGGAAGTCTACATGGGCGAAATGCCCCTGATGACTGAAAACGGTACCTTCGTTATCAATGGTACCGAGCGTGTTATCGTTTCCCAGCTGCATCGTTCACCTGGTGTATTCTTTGATCACGACAAGGGTAAGACCCACTCCTCCGGCAAGCTGTTGTACTCAGCCCGGGTGATTCCTTATCGTGGCTCCTGGTTAGACTTCGAGTTTGACCCGAAAGATGCCGTATTTGTGCGCATCGATCGTCGCCGCAAACTGCCGGCGACCATCCTGCTGCGCTCGCTGGGTTACACCTCCGAGCAAATGCTGGCAATGTTCTTCGAAACCTCGAAGTTCCACATTGGTGCTGAAACGTGCAAGCTCGAGCTGGTTCCAAGCCGTCTTCGAGGCGATATCGCAACGTTCGATATTAAAGACAACGACGGTAACGTGATTGCTGAAGAAGGCCGTCGTATTACCGCGCGCCATATCAAGCAGCTTGAAAAAGCCAACATCTCCGAGCTGGTAGTGCCGACCGAGTATCTGTATGGCCGCGTTTTGGCCAAAGACATGATCGACACCAAAACCGGGGAAATGCTGGTTGAGTGTAACGCGGAGCTGACCGCAGAGCTGATCACCACCATCCTGGACGCCGGCGTTACGGACATTGAAACGCTGTACACCAACGATCTGGATTGTGGTCCGTTCATGTCGGACACGTTGCGCAACGATCCTAGCCGTACACCGCTGGAAGCGCTGGTAGAAATTTACCGGATGATGCGCCCCGGAGAGCCGCCCACGAAAGAGTCGGCGGAAAATCTGTTCAACAATTTGTTCTTCTCTGAAGAGCGCTACGACCTGTCTGCCGTCGGCCGTATGAAGCTGAACCGCCGTTTACGCCGCGATGAAAGCACCGGTGAAAGCATTCTGACCCACGCCGATATTATCGACGTGCTTAAGACGCTGATCGACATCCGTAACGGCCAAGGCCAGGTAGACGACATCGATAACCTGGGCAACCGCCGTGTGCGTTGTGTCGGCGAGATGGCCGAAAATCAGTTCCGCGTTGGTTTGGTGCGCGTAGAACGTGCCGTGCGTGAGCGTCTGAGCCTGGCAGAAAGTGAAGGCTTGATGCCTCAGGACCTTATCAACGCCAAGCCAGTTGCGGCGGCGGTGAAGGAGTTCTTTGGCTCTAGCCAGCTGTCCCAGTTTATGGATCAGAACAACCCGCTGTCAGAAGTGACTCACAAGCGGCGCATTTCTGCGCTTGGGCCAGGCGGTCTGACCCGTGAGCGAGCCGGCTTTGAGGTTCGCGACGTACACCCGACCCATTACGGCCGCGTGTGCCCGATCGAAACACCGGAAGGCCCGAACATCGGCCTGATCAACTCTCTGGCGACTTTTGCCCGTGCCAACTCCTACGGCTTTTTAGAAAGCCCGTACCGGAAAGTAGCTGATGGCCTGGTTACCGACGAGTTGGTGTATCTGTCTGCTATTGAAGAAAGCAACTACGTTATCGCCCAGGCCAGCGCAGAAATGGACGACGGTAATCGTCTGGTTGAGGAGCTGGTGACGGTTCGTCACCAAAACGAAACCACGGTTATGCCACCGGAAGCGGTTAACTTCATGGACGTGTCACCGCGTCAGGTTGTTTCCGTAGCCGCATCGCTGATTCCGTTCCTCGAGCACGATGATGCTAACCGCGCTCTGATGGGTGCGAACATGCAGCGCCAAGCCGTACCTACGCTGCGCGCACAAGTGCCTTTGGTGGGTACTGGTGTTGAGCGTATCGTGGCCCAGGATTCTGGCGTGTGCGTAACCGCTCGTCGTGGCGGTGAAATTGAAAGTGTTGACGCAGCACGTATTGTAGTGCGCGTGAACAACGAAGAGACTGAAGCTGGTGACGCTGGTGTGGATATCTATAACCTTACCAAATACACCCGCTCGAACCAGAACACCTGTATTAACCAGCGCTCGATCGTGCGCCGGGGCGACGTCATTGCTCGTGGTGACATACTGGCCGACGGTCCATCAGTAGATCTTGGTGAGTTGGCGCTGGGCCAGAACATGCGTATCGCATTCATGCCCTGGAACGGTTACAACTTTGAGGATTCCATCCTTATCTCTGAAAAAGTGGTGCAGGAAGATCGCCTGACCACGATCCATATTCAGGAACTGACCTGTGTGGCGCGGGATACCAAGCTGGGTAGCGAGGAAATTACCGCCGACATCCCGAACGTGGGTGAGAGCGCGCTGTCCAAGCTGGATGAGTCCGGTATTGTTTATATTGGTGCGGAAGTCAGCGCCGGAGATATTCTGGTCGGCAAGGTAACACCGAAAGGTGAAACCCAGTTGACGCCGGAGGAAAAGCTGCTAAGGGCTATCTTCGGTGAGAAGGCGTCTGATGTAAAAGACACCTCCTCCCGTGTGCCGACAGGCACCCGTGGTACGATTATCGATGTTCAGGTATTTACCCGTGACGGCATCGAAAAGGACCAGCGTGCGCAAGTGATTGAAAAGCAGCAGCTGGACAAGTACCGCAAAGATTTGAAGGACGAGTATCGCATTGTTGAAGGTGCCACCTACGAGCGTTTGCTGAACGCCCTTGAGGGCCAGGAAGTGATCAGTAGCCCAGGCCTGAAAAAAGGCAGCAAGCTGGAAGCGGATTATCTGTTGAATTTGCCGCGTCCGGAATGGTTTAAATTGCGCATGAAAGGCGACGATTTGAATGAGCTGCTGGAGAAATCTGAGCAGGGTCTGGAAGAGCGCAAGAAAGATCACGAAGCGCGTTTTGACGACAAGAAAGGTAAGTTGCAGCAGGGTGATGATCTGGCGCCGGGCGTTCAGAAAATCGTCAAGGTGTACTTGGCTATCAAACGCAGCATCCAGCCAGGTGACAAGATGGCGGGTCGTCACGGTAACAAGGGTGTAATTTCGGCGGTTAAGCCGATTGAAGATATGCCGTATGACGAGTTCGGCAACACCGTTGATATCGTTTTGAACCCTCTGGGTGTGCCTTCGCGCATGAACGTCGGCCAGGTTCTGGAAACCCATTTGGGTGCCGCAGCTAAAGGCTTGGGCGAACGTATCAGTCGTATGCTGGACGAACAGCGCAAGGTTGCTGAGCTTCGTAAGTTGCTGGATGAGATTTACAACCATTCGGCCGAAGTGACACAGGTAGATTTGGATTCCCTGAACGATCGGGAGATTCTCGACCTGTGTAACAATCTTCGCGGTGGTGTGCCCATGGCTACGCCGGTGTTTGACGGAGCTCAAGAAGCTGAAGTCAAACACATGCTCGAGCTGGCAGGCCTTAGCACAACCGGTCAGACCCAACTGTTCGATGGTCGTACCGGTGATGCCTTCGATCGTCCGATCACAGTAGGGTATATGTATATCCTCAAGCTGAACCACTTGATCGACGACAAGATGCACGCTCGTTCCACTGGCTCGTACAGCCTGGTGACCCAGCAGCCGCTGGGTGGTAAGGCGCAGTTCGGTGGTCAGCGCTTCGGCGAGATGGAAGTGTGGGCTCTGGAAGCCTACGGTGCAGCGTATACACTGCAGGAAATGCTTACCGTCAAGTCTGATGATGTAAACGGTCGGACCAGAATGTACAAGAACATTGTTGATGGCGATCATCGTATGGAGCCGGGCATGCCCGAATCCTTCAACGTTCTTGTCAAAGAAATTCGCTCGTTGGGTATCGACATCGAGCTAGAATCCGATTGA
- the rplJ gene encoding 50S ribosomal protein L10, translating to MAIRLEDKKAIVAEVNETAGGALSVVLADYRGVTSGDMTALRARARAENVHLQVVRNNLAKIAIRGTEFECIGEALVGPTILAFSMEDPGAAARLLKDFAKEKEAFEIKGLAVGGVLMGADQIDRLAKLPTRHEALTMLAAVTQAPITKLARTLIEVPTKVTRAVAAVRDQKQEAA from the coding sequence GTGGCAATTAGACTCGAAGACAAGAAAGCGATCGTCGCTGAAGTCAACGAGACTGCCGGTGGTGCTCTGTCTGTTGTTCTGGCTGACTACCGTGGTGTCACCTCTGGTGATATGACGGCTCTGCGTGCAAGAGCTCGTGCTGAAAATGTGCATCTCCAGGTCGTTCGTAACAACCTGGCTAAGATCGCCATTCGCGGCACAGAGTTCGAGTGCATCGGCGAGGCCCTGGTCGGCCCGACTATTCTGGCTTTTTCGATGGAAGATCCAGGCGCCGCTGCGCGTCTGTTGAAAGATTTTGCCAAAGAGAAAGAAGCGTTCGAAATCAAAGGTCTTGCCGTTGGCGGAGTTTTGATGGGCGCAGACCAGATCGATCGCCTTGCCAAGCTACCAACGCGTCACGAAGCGTTGACTATGCTGGCAGCGGTTACACAGGCACCAATCACCAAGCTCGCACGTACTTTGATCGAAGTTCCAACCAAAGTAACCCGTGCAGTAGCGGCAGTCCGCGACCAGAAGCAAGAAGCTGCTTGA
- the rplA gene encoding 50S ribosomal protein L1, producing the protein MSKPSKRQTLIREKVEAGRAYSMEDAVALLVELGQQVKFKESIDVAVNLGVDARKSDQVVRSSTVLPHGTGKTVRVAVFTQGANVEKAKEAGADIVGMDDLADEIKKGIMDFDVVIASPDAMRVVGQLGQILGPRGLMPNPKVGTVTPDVATAVKNAKAGQVRYRTDKNGIIHSPLGNVEFSAKNIQENLEALIADLKKAKPSSSKGVYLKKITLSSTMGPGLTIDQSALEI; encoded by the coding sequence ATGTCAAAGCCAAGCAAGCGTCAAACGTTGATTCGTGAAAAAGTAGAAGCTGGCCGTGCATACTCAATGGAGGATGCGGTTGCCCTTTTGGTTGAGCTGGGTCAACAGGTCAAGTTCAAAGAGTCTATAGATGTTGCCGTAAATCTGGGTGTGGATGCGCGCAAATCCGACCAAGTTGTACGTAGCAGTACGGTTCTGCCGCACGGTACCGGTAAAACGGTTCGCGTTGCCGTATTTACACAAGGCGCTAACGTCGAGAAAGCCAAAGAAGCCGGTGCTGACATTGTTGGTATGGATGACTTGGCCGATGAAATCAAAAAAGGCATCATGGATTTTGACGTGGTTATTGCCAGTCCCGATGCCATGCGCGTTGTGGGCCAGTTGGGTCAGATCTTGGGCCCCCGTGGCCTTATGCCAAACCCGAAAGTAGGTACCGTAACCCCAGACGTAGCCACAGCGGTGAAAAACGCTAAAGCAGGTCAGGTTCGCTACCGCACCGACAAAAACGGCATTATCCATTCTCCACTGGGTAATGTTGAATTCTCTGCGAAGAACATTCAGGAAAACCTGGAAGCTCTGATTGCAGATTTGAAAAAGGCTAAGCCTTCATCGTCCAAAGGCGTGTATCTGAAGAAGATCACACTGTCTTCGACCATGGGGCCTGGCCTGACTATCGATCAGAGCGCTCTGGAAATCTAA